A DNA window from Haliovirga abyssi contains the following coding sequences:
- a CDS encoding LytTR family DNA-binding domain-containing protein, giving the protein MGKIGIIKDIQFYLLLENINIKLSFFEFEKGDSFFYEIDNSDIEVLLIPENLDNLYFILSKLKEMGIILIVFGNNIDGKILRDLYNFGLINNYIEKEEYLSIEKVIENEKKKIKRKKNFFVKVDDGKEVLIEIDKIEYIIYDRNRRKSILYFGNEEYYIGKNLSELEKYFQLFNFLIRIDRGTIANINRIKFIDYYDESIIFNSGRKVYYTKKKLREIRENLKNRKVISCFDN; this is encoded by the coding sequence ATGGGAAAAATTGGAATAATAAAAGATATACAATTTTATTTACTTTTGGAAAATATAAATATTAAGTTATCTTTTTTTGAATTTGAAAAGGGAGATAGTTTTTTTTATGAAATTGATAATAGCGATATTGAAGTTTTATTAATTCCAGAAAATTTAGATAATCTATATTTTATATTATCAAAATTAAAAGAGATGGGAATTATATTAATTGTATTTGGAAATAATATTGATGGAAAAATTTTAAGAGATCTTTATAATTTCGGATTAATAAATAACTATATTGAGAAAGAGGAATATTTGAGTATTGAAAAAGTTATTGAAAATGAAAAAAAGAAAATAAAGAGAAAAAAGAATTTTTTTGTAAAAGTAGATGATGGAAAAGAGGTTTTAATAGAAATAGATAAAATTGAATATATAATTTATGATAGAAACAGGAGAAAAAGTATATTGTATTTTGGAAATGAAGAGTATTATATTGGAAAAAATTTATCTGAATTAGAAAAGTATTTTCAACTTTTCAATTTTTTAATAAGAATAGATAGAGGAACAATAGCAAATATAAACAGAATAAAATTTATAGATTATTATGATGAATCTATTATATTTAATTCAGGGAGAAAAGTATATTATACAAAGAAAAAACTAAGAGAGATAAGAGAAAATTTGAAGAATAGAAAAGTTATAAGTTGTTTTGATAATTAA
- a CDS encoding esterase/lipase family protein: MKKFLIFGFFILNLTIAFSKDTNFYNLEFWKKLEKVDYPIVFIHGIGGGFKNWDIAATLVSNENYYEMRYLDGKGLFHNYFPENQNKSKKPWVWNVSYYTMNPLKESIEGDLTTYAKRLEEIIEKIKLITGKEKVVLIAHSMGGLVARKYMTLNDKNWDSVYKILTVGTPNIGVSTSVPIVGQLRDLGMNNSFQKDMNKVWYSKDYKKKWGVVGGVETKLWINYKNNKFATDLAGIGYVEIRSSIPNGEWKEAVRELNRAKYNTKNYGFRIAVSDNHMGLLYNKGTLEGIVWAIKK; the protein is encoded by the coding sequence ATGAAAAAATTTTTAATATTTGGATTTTTTATACTAAATTTAACAATTGCATTTTCTAAAGATACAAATTTTTACAATCTAGAGTTTTGGAAAAAGTTAGAAAAAGTAGATTATCCAATTGTTTTTATACATGGGATAGGTGGAGGATTTAAAAACTGGGATATAGCAGCAACTTTAGTTTCAAATGAAAATTATTATGAGATGAGATATTTAGATGGTAAAGGATTATTTCATAACTATTTCCCAGAAAATCAAAATAAAAGTAAAAAGCCATGGGTTTGGAATGTATCATATTATACAATGAATCCACTAAAAGAATCTATAGAAGGAGATTTAACTACTTATGCAAAACGATTAGAAGAGATTATTGAAAAAATAAAGCTAATAACTGGAAAAGAAAAAGTAGTTTTAATTGCTCACAGTATGGGCGGCCTTGTAGCTAGGAAATATATGACATTAAACGATAAAAACTGGGATAGTGTATATAAAATATTAACGGTAGGAACACCAAATATAGGAGTTTCTACATCTGTTCCAATAGTTGGACAATTGAGAGATTTAGGTATGAATAATAGTTTTCAAAAAGATATGAATAAAGTTTGGTATTCCAAAGATTATAAGAAAAAATGGGGAGTAGTTGGAGGAGTAGAAACAAAATTATGGATTAATTATAAAAATAATAAGTTTGCAACTGACTTAGCTGGAATTGGATATGTAGAAATAAGATCTTCAATACCAAATGGCGAATGGAAAGAAGCGGTAAGAGAGTTAAATAGAGCAAAGTATAATACAAAGAATTATGGATTTAGAATAGCGGTATCAGATAACCATATGGGACTGTTATATAACAAAGGAACTTTAGAAGGAATAGTTTGGGCTATAAAAAAATAA